CGACATGACGTCGGGGGCGATAGATGGTGGAACTATTTTCTTTAAAACCTCAATATCTTTTCCAAGCGCTTCAAAAGCTACTGCCATCTCTTTCTGCCCGCGCTCCCCAGAGTAGTACTTAATGATCTGCTCAATTTTATGCGTATGAGCCTCTATCTCTTTCGCCTTTTCTAAGGCTTCTTTTGGGAGACGAATGGGCCTCTCTCCTTCAGGTGGAGGTAGGTTCCGAGGTGATATGCCAGATATGTTCATGGTACTTGCATATAACACTTTTTTGAATTGAATCCACTTTTTCTTGTTATCAAAGAAAAAAACAGCTAAAAGAATATGCCTCTGCCTGTTATGTAATAATTTAAAAGGGGGAATGCCATGGCAATCAGCGTTTCAACTCCAGTTAGTCTCTTTCAACTTTTCTCAATAGGAATCGGTCCTTCTAGCTCACATACCGTAGGCCCCATGCGTGCGGCCAGACTCTTTGTTTCCCAACTTTCAGACTTAGAAGAGGTTGGTTCTATTACTGTGGAGCTTTTCGGTTCACTCGCAATGACTGGTACGGGTCATGCAACAGATATCGCCGTTGTTCTCGGCCTTGAAGGAAATCTGCCCGAGGCGATAGACCCCAACCAGATACCCGCAATTTTAGATAGAATTGAGAAGAGCGGTTTTTTAAGAGTTCTCGGCAAGGCCCGCATCCCTTTTAAGATGAGTCAACACCTCATCTTCCATAAAGGAAAGAGCTTGCCCTTCCATCCGAATGCGATGCGCATCACAGCTAAAGACATCTCAGGCAGCGAGCTGCTATCGACTATCTACTACTCTACAGGCGGCGGTTTTGTCATCACACACGAACAGGCTTTTGGGCAGGAGATGGCAGTGCCTCAAGATGAGGTCTCTCTACCTTACCCTTTTAGAACGGCTCAAGAGCTATTAGACCTCTGCTCGCAAAACGAGATGATGATCTACGATCTAATGATAGAGAATGAGAAGGTCTGGCGCACAGAAGAGGAGATCGGAGAGGGGATATTAAAGATCTGGAAGGTGATGCAGGATTGCGTTAAACGAGGCTGCATGCAAGAGGGAGTTCTGCCCGGCGGCTTAGAGGTGAAACGCCGCGCTTCACAGCTCTATCAAAAGCTCTCTCAAAATGGCGCAGATCTAATCAATGACCCGTCCGAAATTTTTGACTGGGTAAGCCTCTATGCCCTCGCCGTTAATGAAGAGAATGCAGCGGGCGGTAAAGTCGTCACTGCGCCCACAAATGGCGCTTCCGGAATCGTTCCTGCAGTTCTTCACTACTACCAGAATTTTACTCCTTCGCCTTCCGAAGAAGGGATTAAACGCTTCTTTCTCACAGCAGCAGCAGTCGGCATTCTCTACAAAGAGGGGGCATCGCTTTCAGGTGCGGAGATGGGCTGTCAGGGAGAAGTGGGAGTTGCATGCTCAATGGCAGCAGCCGGACTTACCGCAGCTCTTGGCGGCACAAACGCCCAGATCGAAAACGCCGCTGAAATTGGCATGGAGCACAACCTCGGTCTGACCTGCGACCCTGTTGCAGGACTCGTGCAGGTTCCTTGCATCGAAAGAAATACGATGGGCTCAATCAAAGCAATCAACGCCTCGCGCCTTGCAATGCACGGAGATGGAACGCACCGCGTCTCTCTGGACGAGGTAATTGCCGCCATGAAGCAGACAGGAAACGACATGAAGAGCATCTACAAAGAGACCTCGGAAGGTGGACTTGCCGTCGCCGTCTCAGTAAACCTTCCCGCATGTTAACGCCACTTGAGAGAGCAAGACAAGCTTGGAAGCCTCAGCTGCCTTCTCTTTTGCAAGAGATCTCGTCTGTTGTTTTTAAATCTGAGGGGCCCTCTGCCCCATCTAAAGATGCAGCTCAGTTGAAAGCACTCTTTCCGCATACGTTTGGACAGCCAGTTTTGATAGGGGAGAAGGGGAAGGGGAGCGCAAAGCGCCCTCTTAAAGTTGGCGTCGTGCTCTCGGGCGGGCAAGCTGCCGGCGGCCACAATGTTATTGCAGGACTTTTCGACGCTCTAAAATCTCTTCACTCTAGCAGCACACTACTCGGATTTCTGAATGGCCCAAACGGCATCATCGAGGGCAAATATAAAGAGCTCACACAGGAGCTGATTGCACCCTATCGCAATCAGGGCGGCTTTGACATCATCGGTTCGGGGAGAACCAAGATTGAGAGCGAAGAGCAGCTCTCGGCAGCTCTCTCCAACATGCAAAAGCTTAAGCTCGATGCGCTTGTTATTATCGGCGGCGACGACTCCAATACTAATGCGGCGCTTCTTGCAGAGTACTTCCTAAAGCACGAGTGTCAAACTCGAGTGGTCGGAGTTCCAAAAACGATCGATGGCGACTTAAAGAACGCCTATGTTGAGATCCCCTTTGGCTTTGATACCGCCTGCAAAACGTACGCTGAGTTAATTGGCAATATTGCAAGAGACGCCCTCTCTGCAAAAAAGTATACCCACTTTATCAAACTGATGGGCAGATCCGCTTCCCACATCACCCTTGAATGTGCACTTGCTACGCAGCCCAATTTTGCAATCATCGGTGAAGAGTGTGCTGAAAAAAGGACCACTCTGAAGCAGCTCGTCTCCGAAATCTGTGCAGTGATCTGCAAGCGCGCAGAGCAAGGAAAGAATTATGGAGTCATTCTTATCCCTGAAGGACTCGTTGAATTTCTTCCTGAGATGAAGCTTCTTATCTCTGAATTAAGCGGTTTCTCTTCTCAAACACCTGAAGACGTTGCTCTGAGGCTATCTCCTGCATCGAAGAGCTGCTTCGAAGCTCTACCCAAACACATCCAGAGACAGCTCCTGCTCGAGCGCGATCCCCACGGAAATATTCAACTTTCGCTTATTGAGACAGAACTACTTCTTATCGAGCTCGTACAAGAGGAGATCGGAAGGCTAAAAAAGCTGGGGGTCTACAAAGGCAAGTTCACTCCCTTCCACCACTTTTTTGGGTATGAAGGAAGAGCTGGATTTCCCTCCAATTTTGATGCAAGCTACTGCTACGCCTTAGGCCATACAGCCGCGCTGCTCCTCGCCGCAGGTCACACGGGATACATGGCCGCACTACTGAATTTGCGTCAGCCCGTTTCAAATTGGCAGCCTGTCGGAGTGCCTCTCACCATGCTGATGCACCTAGAAATGAGAGGAGGAAGAGAGAAGCCTCTAATTCAAAAGGCGCTCGTAGATCTCAAAGGAGGCGCATTTAAGCGGTTTCAGAAAGCAAGAGAGAGCTGGCTCGCTAGCGACCTCTACAAGTATCCCGGTCCTATTCAGTTTTTCGGAGAAGCTGAGCTTACCGATTCCATACCACACTCAATGAGGGAGGAGTAGATGGAAAAAAGAGCCTGTCCCAAGCTATCAAAGCGCAGAGGCCGGCGGCCTTGCTACTATAATCCTCACTGCCCAGATTCAAAACGCACGCTACTCGACGTCTTTCTCTGGAAGGTGGGCTACTACGACGCTCCTGTAAAAGAGCCGCGCGCACCAGAAGGCTTCTCTTATCCCATTCCAAATGCGCCTTTAGATCCATCCGCTCCAACCGTTACCTGGATCAACCACTCCACATTTCTAATTCGTATTAATGGCTTAAACATCCTCACCGATCCCATCTGGAGCGAGCGCTGCTCTCCCATCTCGTTTTTAGGCCCGAAAAGAAAGCACCTCCCTCCCATCGAGATCGCTGCGCTTCCTCAGATCGACCTCGTCCTGATCAGCCACGACCACTACGACCATCTCGACAAGAGAACAGTGCGTGCGCTCGCCAGAAGATTTCCCAAGATCATCTGGCTCGTTCCCAAAGGAGTGAAGCGCTGGTTTGATAAGCAGAAGATCGCCTCCGTGTGCGAGTGCAGCTGGTGGGAGGATCTGGAGCTCGCCTTCCCAAAGCTGCATCTGAAAGCCACAGCAGTTCCCGCACAGCACTACTCCGGAAGAAGTGCAAGAGATCTAAACACCACTCTCTGGGCCGGCTGGATTGTCGAGTTCCGAAGAGAAAGTGAGCTTCCCAAATCCCTCTATTTCGTCGGAGATACCGGCTATAATCCCCACGACTTTAAACAGATTGGCAAACTCTGGCCTCAGATCGACCTCAGCCTCATTCCCATCGGCGCCTACCAGCCCCGGAAGTTCATGTCTCCTGTGCATATCGGCCCCAAAGAGGCTGTGCTCATTCACAAAGAGGTGAGCGCAAAGCTGAGCATCGGCATGCACTGGAAGACCTTCCCCTCCCTCTCGGATGAAGGGGCTTCTCAGCCTCCATTTGATCTTCTTAACGCGATGAGGGAGGAGAGGCTTAACCCCGCAACCTTTCTTGCACTAGAGCCAGGCCATGAGATCAATTGGTGAAGCGCTCTATCTGCCGCTTCTTAAAGCTCTAGTCGCCTTTCGGGCATGGAAAGAGGAGAGGCAGGTTCAAGCTCGCTACTACAAAAACCCCGTTTTTAAGCAGATAGATCAGAGGCTTAAACAGATCTACTCTTCTCGAGACCCCTTCCAGATTAGCAGAGAGTTTCTGCAGAGAAGGGGAGATCCAGAGATCTACGCCTATGGCGAGACCCCGCTAACCGTGCTTGAAGAGATTGGAAGAGAGTGCGGCCTCTCCGAGACCGATACTTTCCTAGACCTCGGTTGCGGAACAGGTAGAGGCCTCTTCTTCCTAGCAGAAGAGTTTGGCTGCAAAGTAGTGGGCATCGACTGGATCTCCGAGTTTACAAACAATGCAAATAAGATCGCTGGAAAGAGGGCATTTTTTGCTACCCAGAACATCCTCGATGCAGACCTCTCTCAAGCTACGGTGATCTACCTCTACGGAACCTGCCTTGAAGATGAGACGATCCTCGCGCTTATCCAGCGTTTTAAACAGCTCCCTTTGTCCTGTAAAATCCTCACCGTGAGCTACCCCTTAAGCGACTATGACCCCTCTTTTTCGATTCAAAAAATTTTTACATCCCAATTTCCTTGGGGAACGACAGAAATTTATCTAAATATTTATCAATCAAAATTTTAATATAATTTAAATTAATCTCGAATCTGTTAAAATTTTAGCTTAATAATTACCAAGAGGTTGCAAATGTCTTGTTACGGAGATTACAGAAGATTTATTTTGAATAGTGGTTTTGAGTGTGGCTGCCTATATCCCATAGACCTCACATCAGAGGCTGAAAAGCAGTACATCACTGCTATAAAAGAGAATGATATTGCAGCTATGAGAAGGATTATGAGTTACAAGCCTCTCTACACTTTCAACCTCTCAGAAGAGATCGGAAACACTCTGGTTCTTCCTATGGTGTTTATATTTAGCTTATGTAATGCGATAGAAAACCCCCTCTTTCAAGTTATACTTGGTGTTGTCGGTGTTGCTACTGCAGCGCTTTCTCTTATTGGAATCCTCTTTAAAAAGGTTGGTGAAGAGTTCAATCCCAATTTCGCTATACGGCAAGAGGCTCTAGCTGAGCAGTACAAAATTTGGGATGCGTGCGTAGAATTTTGTCCTGGTGCTGAAATTTTTCCATCACGGGTGTTTCTACACAATGAAGCAATCACAGATAAGTTCGTTTTATGCTTCGACCGTTTTGTACATAATCTAGCCAAAAGACAAGGGATATCTGAGGATAGATTACAGAGAATTGTTGAGAATGTTCGAGATAAAGTAAAAATGCAGTGCTCTGAAAATGAGAGGCCTGTAGTGGAAGCTGCCTTAGGTTATTCTGAATTTACTCTTCGTTACTTCGCGAAGGTGAAAAGCGATGAGATGGGAATGATAAATTTTTCTCCGGAGCATGAAGAGCTCAGAAGGTTTTATGCGGGAGATGTAGCCGTAACACCGCTTGTTGAAGAGCTAATAGAAATGTCGCAGAAGTGGCAAGCTTACAGAAGAAAATCGATGCCCGCCATGATCAGACACAATGAGATAATAGATCACATGAGAGCCGCCGCCTCCGCTCCCGCCGCTGCTGCCGCAATCTGATTTTCTTTCTTTGATTGAGCGAAGCGAAATCCCTGGAGTGCGGCGCTTTGCGCCGCCCTGGTTTCTTCTAGAGCAGAACTGCCAATGAGACCTCAAAAAATTATGGCGGCGCATAGCACCGCACTCCAGGGACCTCTCTTCGTTCGATCAAAGAAAGAGTCCGCTTTTTCGCAGCCAATAAAAATTTTAGTATAAAATAAATTAATCGCGGTTCTGCTAAAATTCTCTCCACAACTAATCCGGAGATCCAAATGTCCATCTATGGAGATTATAGAAATTTTATTCTTTTTGCTGCTGATAAGTGCATGAGTCTACCTCCGAAAGAGGTTGATAATTTATACGACCAGATCTCAGCTCGTCCAGATGCTGCGGACACTCTATTTATGGATAGAA
Above is a genomic segment from Chlamydiales bacterium containing:
- a CDS encoding L-serine ammonia-lyase; the protein is MAISVSTPVSLFQLFSIGIGPSSSHTVGPMRAARLFVSQLSDLEEVGSITVELFGSLAMTGTGHATDIAVVLGLEGNLPEAIDPNQIPAILDRIEKSGFLRVLGKARIPFKMSQHLIFHKGKSLPFHPNAMRITAKDISGSELLSTIYYSTGGGFVITHEQAFGQEMAVPQDEVSLPYPFRTAQELLDLCSQNEMMIYDLMIENEKVWRTEEEIGEGILKIWKVMQDCVKRGCMQEGVLPGGLEVKRRASQLYQKLSQNGADLINDPSEIFDWVSLYALAVNEENAAGGKVVTAPTNGASGIVPAVLHYYQNFTPSPSEEGIKRFFLTAAAVGILYKEGASLSGAEMGCQGEVGVACSMAAAGLTAALGGTNAQIENAAEIGMEHNLGLTCDPVAGLVQVPCIERNTMGSIKAINASRLAMHGDGTHRVSLDEVIAAMKQTGNDMKSIYKETSEGGLAVAVSVNLPAC
- a CDS encoding diphosphate--fructose-6-phosphate 1-phosphotransferase — translated: MLTPLERARQAWKPQLPSLLQEISSVVFKSEGPSAPSKDAAQLKALFPHTFGQPVLIGEKGKGSAKRPLKVGVVLSGGQAAGGHNVIAGLFDALKSLHSSSTLLGFLNGPNGIIEGKYKELTQELIAPYRNQGGFDIIGSGRTKIESEEQLSAALSNMQKLKLDALVIIGGDDSNTNAALLAEYFLKHECQTRVVGVPKTIDGDLKNAYVEIPFGFDTACKTYAELIGNIARDALSAKKYTHFIKLMGRSASHITLECALATQPNFAIIGEECAEKRTTLKQLVSEICAVICKRAEQGKNYGVILIPEGLVEFLPEMKLLISELSGFSSQTPEDVALRLSPASKSCFEALPKHIQRQLLLERDPHGNIQLSLIETELLLIELVQEEIGRLKKLGVYKGKFTPFHHFFGYEGRAGFPSNFDASYCYALGHTAALLLAAGHTGYMAALLNLRQPVSNWQPVGVPLTMLMHLEMRGGREKPLIQKALVDLKGGAFKRFQKARESWLASDLYKYPGPIQFFGEAELTDSIPHSMREE
- a CDS encoding MBL fold metallo-hydrolase encodes the protein MEKRACPKLSKRRGRRPCYYNPHCPDSKRTLLDVFLWKVGYYDAPVKEPRAPEGFSYPIPNAPLDPSAPTVTWINHSTFLIRINGLNILTDPIWSERCSPISFLGPKRKHLPPIEIAALPQIDLVLISHDHYDHLDKRTVRALARRFPKIIWLVPKGVKRWFDKQKIASVCECSWWEDLELAFPKLHLKATAVPAQHYSGRSARDLNTTLWAGWIVEFRRESELPKSLYFVGDTGYNPHDFKQIGKLWPQIDLSLIPIGAYQPRKFMSPVHIGPKEAVLIHKEVSAKLSIGMHWKTFPSLSDEGASQPPFDLLNAMREERLNPATFLALEPGHEINW
- a CDS encoding methyltransferase domain-containing protein, encoding MRSIGEALYLPLLKALVAFRAWKEERQVQARYYKNPVFKQIDQRLKQIYSSRDPFQISREFLQRRGDPEIYAYGETPLTVLEEIGRECGLSETDTFLDLGCGTGRGLFFLAEEFGCKVVGIDWISEFTNNANKIAGKRAFFATQNILDADLSQATVIYLYGTCLEDETILALIQRFKQLPLSCKILTVSYPLSDYDPSFSIQKIFTSQFPWGTTEIYLNIYQSKF